The following proteins come from a genomic window of Triticum aestivum cultivar Chinese Spring chromosome 6A, IWGSC CS RefSeq v2.1, whole genome shotgun sequence:
- the LOC123131498 gene encoding putative receptor-like protein kinase At3g47110, with protein sequence MSFLCSLVTLLLIVAVSADDEAALLAFKAQLSHGGSLASWNSSAGFCSWEGVTCHRTPARVVALRLSSTGLAGTLSPAIGNLSFLRTLDLSSNSFHGDIPASLGRLRRLQKLILYDNSFSGTLPVNLSSCVSITEMNLDNNTLGGRIPAELGEKLTYLSLRQNSFTGLIPASLGNMSHLQLLDLTTNQLVGSIPSGLGSIQSMIYFSVAVNLVTGMIPHSLYNWSSLEVFSVGGNMLDGSIPDDIASKFPKLKYLALGSNHFTGIIPSSISNISSLILLDLVDNRFSGQLRFLVLYTNSFGGQLPGSIVNLSTTLQQLNLMDNRISGSIPADIGNLIGLERLAIGYTGMYGVIPESIGKLANLIELVLCNNSLSGLIPSSLGNLSRLNRLDASEGNLEGPIPVSLGELKNLFVLDLSNNYHLNGSVPREIFKLPGLSWYLNLSYNSLSGPIPNEVGSLANLNELVLSGNQLSGKIPDSIQNCVVLEWLLLDSNSFEGSIPKSLKNIKGLRTLNLTMNNFSGNIPEALGSIGNLQELYLAHNNLSGSITSVLQDLTRLSELDISFNNLQGEKLKPSQNTLAHNSIADDHYERIPYQALMRGTDGFSEVNLLGRGSYGVVYKCVLDTEERTFAVKVFARYSKSFEAECEAMRRIRHRCIIKIITSCSSVNHQGQEFKALVFEFMPNGNLDGWLHKKSQEPTRNNTLNLSQRLDIAVDIVDAIEYLHNYCQPLVIHCDLKPSNILLAEDMSARVGDFGISRIFEEKTSKGMQTSYSSTRIRGTIGYVAPEYGEGSAVSAASDIYSLGILLLEMFTGRSPTEVTFRDSLDLHKFAEDALPDRALEIADPTMWLHRGQHDGTTSIRIHELLASVFRLGISCSKQQPRDRALTRDAATEMHAIRDAYLKFIGERGAEREVSTQEIQNIVE encoded by the exons ATGAGCTTCCTATGCTCACTTGTCACCCTCCTGCTGATCGTAGCTGTGAGCGCGGACGATGAGGCTGCGTTGCTTGCTTTCAAAGCTCAGCTCAGCCATGGCGGCTCGCTGGCCTCCTGGAACAGCAGCGCTGGCTTCTGCAGCTGGGAAGGCGTGACGTGCCACCGCACGCCAGCACGGGTGGTGGCACTGAGATTGTCCAGCACCGGTCTCGCTGGAACGCTCTCCCCGGCCATCGGGAACCTCTCGTTCCTGCGGACGCTCGATCTGAGCTCCAACTCTTTCCACGGGGACATTCCAGCGAGCCTCGGCCGCCTCCGGCGCCTGCAGAAGCTCATCTTATACGACAACTCCTTCTCAGGCACATTGCCAGTGAACCTGAGCTCCTGCGTTAGCATCACCGAAATGAATCTGGACAACAACACCCTTGGCGGGCGGATCCCGGCTGAGCTCGGCGAGAAGCTCACGTACCTCTCACTGAGACAGAACAGCTTCACAGGGCTCATCCCCGCGTCACTTGGCAATATGTCCCATCTACAACTCCTCGATCTCACCACCAACCAGCTCGTGGGCTCAATCCCATCAGGCCTCGGAAGCATCCAGAGCATGATATATTTCAGTGTCGCAGTTAACCTCGTCACTGGTATGATTCCACATTCTCTCTACAATTGGTCATCGCTGGAAGTATTTAGTGTAGGGGGGAATATGCTAGACGGAAGCATTCCGGATGACATTGCAAGCAAGTTTCCCAAGTTGAAATATCTTGCTTTGGGTAGTAATCACTTCACAGGAATCATCCCTTCCTCAATATCCAACATATCTTCCCTCATATTACTTGACCTCGTGGACAACAGATTTAGTGG CCAACTGCGGTTTTTGGTATTATACACGAATTCTTTCGGAGGACAACTACCGGGTTCAATTGTGAACCTCTCAACAACTCTCCAGCAGTTAAACTTGATGGATAATAGGATCTCTGGGAGTATCCCTGCAGATATCGGTAATTTGATTGGGCTGGAAAGACTTGCGATAGGATATACTGGCATGTACGGAGTGATTCCAGAGAGCATTGGCAAGCTAGCGAACTTGATCGAGCTTGTCTTGTGCAACAATAGCTTGTCTGGGCTCATACCATCATCGCTAGGAAACCTTTCGCGGTTGAATAGGCTTGATGCAAGTGAAGGCAACTTGGAGGGGCCAATTCCGGTAAGCCTAGGGGAGTTGAAAAACCTCTTTGTACTAGATTTGTCCAACAATTACCATCTTAACGGTTCGGTACCCAGAGAGATTTTCAAATTACCCGGCCTTTCTTGGTATTTGAACTTGTCATACAATTCCCTTTCTGGACCCATTCCTAATGAAGTTGGTAGTTTAGCAAATCTTAACGAATTAGTTCTATCAGGAAACCAGTTGTCTGGAAAGATACCTGACAGTATTCAGAATTGTGTGGTATTGGAATGGTTATTATTAGACAGTAATTCATTTGAGGGAAGCATACCTAAGTCATTGAAGAATATAAAGGGGCTCCGTACACTGAACCTGACCATGAATAATTTCTCTGGTAATATTCCTGAGGCCCTTGGCAGTATTGGAAACCTGCAAGAACTGTACCTAGCACACAACAACTTGTCAGGGTCAATCACATCAGTTCTACAGGATTTGACAAGATTGTCTGAACTGGATATATCCTTCAATAATTTGCAAGGTGAG AAGCTCAAACCAAGCCAGAATACATTAGCACACAATTCAATTGCTGATGACCATTATGAGAGAATCCCCTATCAGGCATTAATGAGAGGAACTGACGGATTTTCAGAAGTTAACTTGCTTGGCAGAGGAAGTTATGGTGTGGTTTATAAGTGTGTTTTGGACACTGAAGAAAGAACATTTGCTGTCAAAGTATTTGCTAGGTATTCCAAGAGTTTTGAGGCTGAATGTGAGGCCATGAGAAGGATACGACACCGTTGTATCATTAAGATCATTACTTCTTGTTCGAGCGTCAATCACCAAGGTCAAGAGTTCAAGGCATTGGTTTTTGAGTTCATGCCCAATGGTAACTTGGATGGATGGCTTCATAAAAAATCGCAAGAGCCCACAAGAAACAACACACTCAACCTTTCCCAGAGGCTTGATATTGCTGTAGATATTGTGGACGCAATAGAATATCTGCACAACTACTGCCAACCATTGGTAATCCATTGCGATCTTAAGCCTAGCAACATTCTTCTTGCGGAAGATATGAGCGCACGAGTTGGAGACTTTGGCATATCAAGGATCTTTGAAGAAAAGACAAGCAAGGGGATGCAAACTTCATATAGCTCAACTCGAATTAGAGGAACCATAGGCTATGTTGCTCCAG AGTACGGAGAAGGCTCCGCGGTTTCAGCAGCCAGTGACATTTATAGTCTTGGCATATTGTTGCTTGAGATGTTTACCGGGAGGAGCCCAACAGAAGTCACTTTCAGGGATTCGTTGGATCTGCATAAGTTTGCCGAGGATGCTCTTCCGGATAGAGCCCTGGAGATAGCTGATCCGACAATGTGGCTGCACAGAGGACAACATGATGGCACTACAAGTATTAGAATCCATGAGTTATTGGCTTCAGTATTCAGACTTGGCATATCCTGCTCAAAGCAACAGCCTCGGGACCGGGCATTGACGAGAGATGCAGCGACAGAAATGCACGCAATCAGAGATGCATACCTCAAGTTTATAGGGGAGCGTGGAGCAGAAAGAGAAGTCTCGACTCAAGAAATTCAGAACATTGTTGAATAA
- the LOC123129889 gene encoding uncharacterized protein, with amino-acid sequence MAGPFDGAARSVAAVVALLLLLLAVSAADAATSSTVVAGMVFCDQCKDGARGLFDYPLYGARVAIQCGGGDTPITVRECNTNWFGGFSVRMEGSPDMNRCTARVVHATGHCSAAATAEPRELTLAFRMLGLALYTVLPLLSQPEQPMDFCPRAGLVPPHDRPAAAAATPSPPLTVAPGPVYSPVPIFWRRRPRLLPPVWRRPPTVPQQPEPEAIPSPPAPSSSETPADGSGSGSSSGSACAYDQWTLPEHRCHWKVVTPNTTVAMAFGPLVAQRYGPDMTLREALDGRGDPYRTLLREATAALLNAYYNAPGSPFLYPTTASVLDHLNGALLSSAQRVLIEGARFRRANTGGGGPAGRTKLPCDFTPCAATNTTITG; translated from the exons ATGGCGGGTCCCTTCGACGGCGCCGCGAGGAGCGTGGCGGCGGtggtcgcgctgctgctgctgctgctggccgtgtCCGCGGCGGACGCGGCGACCAGCAGCACGGTGGTCGCCGGCATGGTGTTCTGCGACCAGTGCAAGGACGGCGCCCGCGGCCTCTTCGACTACCCGCTCTACG GGGCGCGGGTGGCCATCCagtgcggcggcggcgacacgCCGATCACGGTGCGGGAGTGCAACACCAACTGGTTCGGCGGCTTCTCCGTGCGCATGGAGGGGTCGCCGGACATGAACCGCTGCACGGCGCGCGTCGTCCATGCCACCGGCcactgctccgccgccgccaccgccgagccGCGCGAGCTCACGCTCGCCTTCCGCATGCTCGGCCTCGCCCTCTACACCGTGCTGCCGCTGCTCTCGCAGCCGGAGCAGCCCATggacttctgcccccgtgccggcCTCGTTCCTCCGCACGACCGGCCGGCGGCCGCGGCTGCTACGCCATCGCCGCCCCTGACGGTGGCGCCGGGCCCGGTGTATTCCCCGGTGCCGATCTTCTGGCGCCGCAGGCCGCGGCTCCTGCCTCCCGTCTGGCGCCGCCCGCCGACGGTGCCGCAGCAGCCAGAGCCGGAGGCTATCCCCTCGCCGCCCGCGCCTTCCTCAAGCGAAACGCCGGCCGATGGCTCGGGCTCCGGCTCAAGCTCCGGCTCCGCGTGCGCGTACGACCAGTGGACGTTGCCGGAGCACCGGTGCCACTGGAAGGTGGTGACGCCCAACACGACGGTGGCCATGGCGTTCGGCCCGCTGGTGGCGCAGCGGTACGGGCCGGACATGACGCTGCGGGAGGCGCTCGACGGCCGCGGCGACCCGTACCGGACGCTGCTCCGGGAGGCCACGGCGGCGCTGCTCAACGCCTACTACAACGCCCCGGGGTCGCCCTTCCTCTACCCCACCACCGCCAGCGTCCTCGACCACCTCAACGGCGCGCTCCTCAGCTCCGCCCAGCGCGTGCTCATCGAGGGCGCCCGCTTCCGCCGCGCCAACACCGGCGGCGGGGGACCTGCCGGACGGACCAAGCTGCCATGCGACTTCACCCCGTGCGCCGCCACCAACACCACCATCACAGGCTGA